The DNA window ATCCAGTTCATAGGGCCTTCCTGCCGTCAGCACAATCAGCGGCCGGGCTCCAAGACTACCCGCGGCAACGGCTTGCGCACCACTGGCTTCCCAGGAAGCATCTTCAGCCTGGATCGCGCGCTGGTAATTAGGACGCTGCTCAAGATACAGAAACTCTTGCTGGAGCCGCTTAGAAAGGAAGCGGGACCGATTCCATCCGAGGGACAAGGCAATTCGCGCCAGCCCAAGATGAATCTGAAGTGGCGCAGCAATCCGCGGCCAGATCTCGCTGCGCTGCTGCGCCGCCCGTTGGGCAGGTGTAAGAATCGTGTCAATACGCTTTGCCTCGTCGGGATGACTGGCATCAACCAGCACCAGGCCCGCCACATCCTGGGGATATCTCCCTGTAAACAAGCGAATGTTGTACCCACCAAAAGAATGCCCGACCATCAGGAAAGGCCCGGTTTCACCGGCAGAATCGAGAAGAGCCTTCAGCTCTTTGGCAATCTGCAAACTGGTGCGAGGCGCGCGAGAAACATCGCTCCAGCCATAACCGGCCCGGTCATAGGAACAGACGCGGGTGAACTTGGCAACTTCGGGTTGCACCAAAACCCAGTCGAGGGCTGGCCCGCCCAAACCGCTTTCGAGAATGACCGCGGGGCCGCCTTGGCCACTGCAATCAAGATTGAGCCGCAGCCCAGAGGCGTCGAAAGACTTTCCTCTTTGCAGAAAACGATCAGCGTCAATCCGCATGGCGACGGCCTGATAGATGGCGCCCATACAGGCGAATACCAGGCCTCCAGCTAAAAACGCGGTCAGAATACGGAGGATCTTGCGAACGACGAATGTCAGAATCATAACCGGAATCAGGGTGTCACGTTTTGCCCGCGCGCTCCAGACTACCAATCATGATCAGACACTTCTCTCCCCTGCTGCTCGCGCTTGTGTCCCTTGCGGAATCCACTCCGGCCGTCAAGCCCGGCGTCTATGAGTGCATCGATCAAAATGCGAACATCTCCCCACTCGCCTTCGAATCATTGATGGCACAACTTATATGAGTTCCTCTGGAAAGAAGGGCCGCTATTCCTATGACGCGGCCACTGGCACACTCAGCCTCGACCCTGGCAAGAATCGGGCCCCCTACCACCGTGTCAACTCAACCACCTTCCGCTTGCTCAAGGAAGACGGCAGTCTCGGTGGATTCACCTGCCCGCTCAATCTCTCGAAGAATCCGCAGCGCCCGCCCCGGTAGAGCCTTCAAGTGGAGTAATCCACTTTCACCGTTTCAGAGAAGACCTGGGTACCGCCGAGCGTCACACCCGGCAGCCCATGCAGATGGACTTCGCGCAGTTTCGGCAAACCTCTCAGGAAGAGGAGTCCAGCGTCGGTGATGCCCTTGCACTCATAGAATTCAATTTGCTCCAAAGACATCATCCGACCCAGGATGTCGAGACTGCGATCGGTGATCTGCGTCAGACCCGCATAGTAATAGGCCAACGCCAGCTTCGCGATGTGCTCCGTCGCAGCGTCGCTTGTGTCGCGGCAGTACATGCAGGTGAGCCGAGTCAGCCGCCCGCATTGGCCAATGTACCGGAACGCGTCGTCGTTCATCCCGATCGGCGTCAACTCCCGCAAGGAGGGGAATAGCGGCAGGCTGGAGAGCGCCTGGTCGCTTACATTCTGGCAACCCACACCGAGAGAGTGCAGTGCCGGCATCTGCGAGAAGGCAAGAAAG is part of the Bryobacter aggregatus MPL3 genome and encodes:
- a CDS encoding alpha/beta hydrolase; translated protein: MILTFVVRKILRILTAFLAGGLVFACMGAIYQAVAMRIDADRFLQRGKSFDASGLRLNLDCSGQGGPAVILESGLGGPALDWVLVQPEVAKFTRVCSYDRAGYGWSDVSRAPRTSLQIAKELKALLDSAGETGPFLMVGHSFGGYNIRLFTGRYPQDVAGLVLVDASHPDEAKRIDTILTPAQRAAQQRSEIWPRIAAPLQIHLGLARIALSLGWNRSRFLSKRLQQEFLYLEQRPNYQRAIQAEDASWEASGAQAVAAGSLGARPLIVLTAGRPYELDPLLTPEQRVQQDQIWIHDLQVEEMHLSSRGRQIIVPDSGHDMPQERPGAIIAAIHSMWSSLH